Genomic window (Nicotiana sylvestris chromosome 7, ASM39365v2, whole genome shotgun sequence):
accatttgagctAATGTGCGATGCAAACGATTATGCTGTGGAAGTAGTGCTGGGGCAATGAAAAGAGAAGGTCATGCACCAAATCTACTATGCAAGTAGAACCCTGAGTGGTGCCCAACTAAACTACACAGTGACTAAGAAGGAGATGCTAGCAGTGGTGTTCACATTTGACAAATTCAGGTCATACCTGATAGGCTCGAAGGTAATTATTTATACTGACCATGCTTCTCTCAGATACCTAATTAAGACGAAGGAGTTCGACTTGGAAATCCGTGATCGAAAGAGAACAAACCAAGTTGCCGATCACTTGTCCATGATTCAAGGAGCTGAAAAGAGGGTTGAGGTGGAAGAGATGGTGGAGACTTTCCCAGATGAACAACTTtagcgccatggtatgcagataTTGCAAAACTACTTGACGAGCAGTATTGTTCCCTATGAATTTTTCTTTGTGCAgaagaaaaagttctttcgtgattgtTGTATGTATCTCTGGGATGAACCATATTTGTTTAGGATTGACAAAATACATAAGTAGCAACCCGAACTATAcaccaaatccctgttacacactttTTGAGGACCAATATCACCTTACACATGTAACCTTTCAAAATTGTATCTAGTACACACTACTTTTTTCTTGACCAGTTTTTTGTTTGGAGATTGCATCCACGTGCCAATCAAAATGCAACATGTTTCATAACTCATTTGTAATAAATAATACTCCATATATTTAACATAAACTTTAAttgattaaattaaataaaaaatattatgtCATCTTCCCCAAGCAACCCCCTCCCCCTCTTTCCATCAGCTTCCTCCTCAGTCATGTAGCTCAGAAGAGGAGAGCAATATCATCTACCATTTATCGAGAATAATACATGGAGCTCAGAAGAGAAGAGCAAAATCAAGCGCAACAAACGAAGCTAAGAATGCCATCATCATTATCAATGCAATAACATTTTCAGATCCGAGAATGAAAGAGATGAAAATTGAAATTGCAGCTtctccttccaccattttcctcCTCCATTTTCAGATCTCATACCACGACCAAACAAAGCAAAGCAAATTTAATTTCTGGTTTCCATGATTAAAGAATTTTATTGTGAAAAAATCTTCAATCTTCTCTTATAATTTTATTCATTCTCATGAAATGCAAAAAACTATTCCTTTTTATCTATTTAAAAATTGGATGTTTTGGTAAATTTTAATagtagaaaaagaagtaagacAAGTTTGGAAGGGCAAGAGACGAAATGGAAGGTTTAATTTCTGCTATTCTTTAAATTCTTTATCATGGGTTTTGATGGATTTTTTTAAGCTACAAGGGGAAGAGACGACACAAAGGGAAATTTGGGGAAGACAAGTCAGGGAAGGGGTGGGTTTTGGTGGGGGGGGGGAGCTGGTAGTTTTGGGAAGACGACATGTATTTTCAtttgataaaaaggaaaaataagaaaaatgttATTACTTTGACACGTGGCACTAAATACGGAATTAgacaaaatatttttcaaattttacgCGCTCAATCTTTTTGTTAAGCACGCTCGTGCCACGTAGTAAAAGTAGTGTGTACTAGATACAATTTGGAAAGGTTGCATGTGTAAGGTGATATTGGCCCTCAgaaagtgtgtaacagggatttggtaTATAGTTTGGGTGGCTACTTATGTATTTTCCCTTTAGGATTTGTATTGATAATATTATCCGGAGATGCATCCTCGAGATAGACCAAGCTTCTGTTTTGTAGGCATGTCATGCTTTACCTTATGGAGGTCATTTTGGAGGAGTAAGGACATCTACTAAAGTGCTGGAGATGGGCTTTTATTGGCCAACATTGTTTAAATATGCACACTTTTGGGTAAAGAGTTGTGATGAGTGCCAACGGACGGGGAATAcacatgaacccaattcaagaggtggacATATTTGATGTATGGAGTTCGATTTTATGAGACCATTTGTCAGCTCATATAGGCAACAACTACATACTGGTAGCTGTGGACTATGTCTCGAAATGGGTAGAAACCGCGGTACTCCCAACAGATGATGTAAATGGAGTTATTGATTTTCTAAGAAAAAATATCTTCACTCGATTTGGCATTCCAAGTGCGATAATCAGTGATGGAGGCACCCACTTCTGCAACCAACTTGCAAAGTTGTTAGTGAAATATGGCATTTGCAATAAGGTTTCCACTCCGTATCACCCACAAACAAGTGGGCAAGTGGAGATgtcaaacaaagaaatcaaggGTGTTTTTGACCAAAACTATAAATGCTACTCGGACTGATTGGGcgaaaaaattggatgatgcaCTATGGGCCTACCGCACTGCAATtaaaactccaattggtatgtcaccgtacaaATTGATATTTGGAAAAGCGTTTCACTTACCGGTGGAGTTAGAGCATAGAGCTTTTTAGGCATTAAGGCAATTAAATCTTGACATGGAGGCTGCTGATACGAGTAGTCATAGAGCTGCATGAATTTGATGATTTCTGTTACCATGATTTTGAGAGCAGTAGGATGTACTGAGAAAGGATAAATATGATGCACGATAAACATACTCAAGAGAGAATTTTCAAACCCGTAGATGTCATGTTGTTGTACGACTCAAGATTGGAATTATTTCTGGGTAGACTGAAATCTAGATGGTCGAGACCATTTAGGGTTGTGCAAGTATTCTCAAGTAGAGCTATAGAAATTGAATATTAAGATGGAACGAACAGGTTTAAAGTCAATGGGCAAATGATGAAACATTACTTTGCCATGGATGAGGAAAAAGTAGTATATGTGATTCATTTGAAAGAGCCTCAAGTGTTGAGTGAACCTTGAGTTCGATTAACTGcgtcgtgctgcgacgttaaatcaagcgcttgttagGAGATAACTCAATTTTCTTGTTTACTTCTAGTTGtcatttagtaaaaaaaaaaatagagttcAACATCTAGTTGGGCGCCAAGCGCGAAATAAAACACCAAGAGAAGCAATAAAATCACACAACTACCCTATTTAGTGACAGGCGCGAACGAAAACATCAGGTAAGTCCCCTACCCGTTTACCCTCAACCCGAACCAAACCCGTCTCCCCACCTAGTAATAATAAAACTAAAACAATAATCAACCAGACCATCACACCCTAAACCCCTAACCCCCGCCCagttctctctctctctgaaCCCCTTCCCATCTTTCCCCCCTCGTTGCTTCTTCTTTCTGTCAAGAACTAGGTgagtatttcttcttcttcttcttattcttcttcttcttcttcttcttcttcttcttcttcttctttttcttcttcttcttcttcttcttcttcttcttcttcttcctctcttattttttgtttttttattgttgtcttctcttctcttttttattttaattacttcTTGATTTTGtattattctttattttatcaTCTCTCACTCTTATTTTCCCCCAACATCCTATAGAGTAGAGTGTTGGCAAGTGTGTATTGAATTCCAACTGAGTATGTTTTTTTTGGCATTGCTAATTGACTACGGGATGGAAAACTAAAAGTACCAACACCTCATTTAATTTTGAAGGGTATGGAACTTGTCCAATGGTTTGAAAGACTTGAATGAAAGTGTTGCCCACCAAGTATTTGATGAAATTCTTGAAAGCAAATTATTGATTGCCAGCGATGTCTGAGTAGCCGAGCATTGTTTGTTGGCGCTAAGGTGTGAGTGTGGGGTATTAGGGAGTGATGTCATGCACGAAGGTCGTATGTGTGGGCCTATCTATGTGCACTAGTCATGTATTGCATTGTTTCTTTTCCCTTTTACTTGTTTCATTTAATTGTAGTGACTCGGGGCAAAGAAtgttgttagtttatatgagtacaccaaactatagagtacttGGTCCTCTATGAGATGATGCGTAGAATGCAGTAAAGATTGAATGTAAAGACGGCAAGagattttctacgtggaaaaatcccacacaaggggataaaaaaactACGACTTaatcttgtaggcttttaactcaactaacttgcaatctccctattacaagccactttgcaaaaaccctattgcaaagactttaaaataacttgtgatgcaaccaccGCAAGCCACTCTACaactctcctagttacaaaggatttaaacttatgactatcgtcacaacataaactcagaagtttataaatttggtttgttcctaagacaacgcttctaagaaagcaaactaggaattacaatgacgaacaaataacaagattacaactcaactacggatgtacataaacttatttagaaactgatccttagtggaattgtcttcttgttcttgacacaccagtgactttaATGCCGGGTGAATACTTTTGTTTCTTGAGataatatcactgaatgcacataGAATAATGTGTCTTGCATCAGGTTATTTTACCACAAAAGATAGCACAATGGATAGTGATGTCTACTCTTGGTGTAcacttcttcccaatgagaagtgactatcttgcaccaggttgttttatcacaaaagatagcacaatggatagtgatgtcaactcttggtgtacgcttcttcccaatgagaagtgactacTGCACTGTTTGCACAACCACTTCTAGGCAGTTGCGTTCCCGCTGGATAGTGGACTTTGTCTTTCTATCAGGACACACCAATGGACCAGGTCCTAGTTATGTTCCACTTCTATGACAGTTgctagatggtcactttcttctgctacATTCCAGTTGTGTACTTGACTTATACTTCTGTTAGAGAACCCTATGGGAgcaggtccctattgtgttcctctttatattgATTGTGTGCAGTCACTGACTTGTGCTTGTGTCGGAGAACCCTAAAGGACCAGGTTAGCAGGtcctgttgtgttcctccctgtggtcgttcattcatttgctgattttcagacTTCAACTAGTTCACATGAAATGTATATCCTATaggtcaggttctctatctggttcttcacgacaagtttgttagatcatcaaaacattaGAAACATAAGGCTAAGATATTGAATACccatcaattttccccttttgatgatgacaaacttaggcagGTCAGTATTTGTTTAGAGAAGAAATAACCAGATGAGATACTAGAACTACACAAAGTTCCCTCTTAATCTTAGATCTCCCCCTCTTTGTGATTTTCCCTTGATCGCTTGATAGTTCCCCCTTAATCCTCACCTACACACttctttcccccttttggcattattaaaaagaataagTATTAAGAAAAGCACAAGCAGGTaataagcataaagaagtctaacacaacTAGCTCATGCCATATATGTGCACACAATatgacagaaaagagaagccaGAGGAACACAGTATTGTACAAACAACGAAAAGGGAGTTGTTTTAATAATGTTTACATTGGACTGAGTAAGTCAGGAGTAGTAATGGTTAAGTTCAACATGCCAtcacaaaaacaaacaaagaaaagtaaaaataGCTTGACACAAAGAGGATCCTAGGGGACATTAAAAGAAGGAGGCTTGGAGGAAGAGACAACAATGGTTTTGAGAGTCAGGTCCAGTCTAGCATTTGCAGACAGTTGTTCTTCAAGTAATTGAGCCCGAAGTCTCTCATTTTCCTTTGTCAGTCGTGCAACCTCCTCACTTACAGAATTAGGTCCTTAAGCtgcttgactgagctgagtttccAGTATGGCATTTCGAGCCCTCAACCGTCTTATTTCCTCAGAGGCTACATTTTGAGTGctgatcagctgagaaatggtcgagatgcttccaccaactctTTATATACATTCACATTCTTCTAGAGTGGTCTTAGAGAAGGTCTAATTGAGTGTGCCTACTCTAGGATTCCCCAAGGGGACCTTATAGAATCTAAACAactgagtgaggagaaagccataagGTAACTCATGATTTCCACCCTTAAAATTTGCCACCTTCggcatatgatctatcatgattaTTGGAAAATTGATTGGGAAAAACTCATCAAGCGCTTTCATTAGGACCATATCCAATTTTGTAGCAATAAAGCGCCTCTTAGAGCGGGGTAAGAGTACTTTATTGACCAGTTCAAAAAGAAGTTGATACTCAGGAAGCAATACCTTCTCATGCACCCGTTCCCCCTGTAGTGCCATGAGCTGCATCTTTACTCTTCCCTCAGCTTCAGTGGTAGTAGGTGACGCACCAGGTTCTTTGTGAgacgtggatgatgatgttgcattgtctttcaTAAATCTCCTTCATCTTACTCACTTTATCATCCTCCCTATTTGAAGCATCAGATATTTCCCAGAGGCAAGGTTGGTTTATCATATTGATCATCACGGTCTCTTTCTTGGCAGGGAAAAATGTCTTGTTGAATACCCCATAAGCACCTTCTACCATTTAGTGAGCCCTTTGTTAAAGAATTTGTGGCCTTGTTTTGTGGATTATATCCCAGAACGATTCCTTCGCTCATTTTTTTGCATTGAGCTTCCCAAGCTGATCCTTCCTGTTGTTAAGAACAAGgcattttcttccatttggcaGCTCTTGGTGGATTTTGATTCAAGAGGGACCTGGTTCGGCACTTGTTCTCAAGGTAGAGGACATTATTCACTACTTTTGACCAGAATTTCTTGGCGATTCCATAAGCGATAAGCATTGTCCATGCAACATTTTcagttctgttctttctttcagctacaCCATTTGGATGTGGAGTCCTTGGTATTGAGAAATTGTGCGTGATCCCTTCTCCCCCTCCTCCTTTATTTTATGAACTCATGTCCCGGGACACTTGAGTTTGGCAGACCACGGACTAGGTCCGACTGAGTTAATTTATTCGGAGGTGAGAAGTTTGCATATACCAATACTTCATGCCATGGTTGCGACTTCACTCATCTCATACCACTAGCTTGTGGAGATTCATAATTAGTCGAAGTGgatgttcttgtttcctttgtccaCTGAGACCACTTAGCAAGTCATCAGATTGGTGACTGTAATTTTTAGGCCATTCACATAAAGCTCGTTCCCACTTGAGTATCGAAAGAACCTCTATACCTTTTCATTCACTAATAATGTACCCTTTACTTCCTTCTCAAGGATACATTCCCTTCTTGCAGGGATTTCAGTGAGAAGAGATTCATGATGTTTTTAGCTGCATGCTTTAAGCATCCACTATCCATAGTCCATCGTAGTCCGCTTCCTCTCACTGTTCCCTGCTCATGCAcatcaagggttagatttagaaacccaaactagtttgggtcccttattattataaaaaggatgaatgagggatttcctagtccatgcaggcaacaTCCGCTTTTTGCGAGTGGTACCCGGTCCTTTGTTAGTAGTCACTCCATCAGTAAACGCTTTGTTTTTCTGAGCAGACTGAACCCtggcctggcaattttctttaaaatgaccattgttcccacagtaggTACATAGCTAGTTATCAGGTACAGTGACATACTTGTTGTGCGGGTTGTAGGgcgttttctccctttggaactcGATGTACAGCTTGTTCCCACTATTGTTGAGATACATGGCAGTGACAACATCTGAGGCCCAGGTCCACTTCAaagatttctcaagatcatttcTTAGTTTCTCCAACTTAGCTTGGAGTTGTTGATTCCTCTCGAGTTCACTGCAGAGACTGGTTTTTACAACAGTTAACTCCTTTTCAAGCATGATGTGCGTCTCACTGACTATTTCCTTCCTTTTCCCAAGACTTACattcctatgttctctattgagtcccttaatggtttcctctagatcaGTGCATATTACTAACATGTCATCCCTTTACTCTTCAGTAGATGCAACTTTTTATTCTAAGGTGTTTTTCACATTGTTAAGGCCTTCTATTGTTTCCTTTAGATTAACAACTACTACCATCAGATCGTCTCTCTCATTTTCCACACTAGTTATTCTTTCATTCAAGTTTTCCTTATCTTGTTCAAGAATAGCTATGGTCTCTTTTAAGTCCACTACATAGACCACTAGATTATCTCTAGATTATTCGGCCtctcctagttctatggtcaggatctccttatcatttaCAAGGCTATAATAGGCATTAATTAGGACATTAGATAAAGACCTTAGCTTCTTAgaagaataggatttcagatttctctgaacgtccctaaaatttacctcatcgtcttcatcttcatcatcatcatcatcatcatctgacGGAGCCATCAGCACGAACAGTGAATCGTACTTTattgcttcagtttccactgccatcatggaactattttCTACATCTGATTCCCTTTCGGATTCACTtgaggagtctccccaagcagcaagagcCTGCTTAACGATATTGTctacaacatttttttttgattgaatCTTTTAtttggaaccaggttcctttttcctgctttgtCAGGATTTTGCTTGTACTGCTCCTGTTTCGCGAGTGggaagtctttgatgaaatgccctgactTTCCACATCTGTGACAGAGATCGTTGTTCCTTGTTTTACTTGAACTGACCCactttggtataccaccatttcttcgaaccatcttttgaaatctcttagtaagataggccatgtcactatcttcatcacttgaaTCACTACTTTCAGCCTTAAGCACTAGGTTCTTTTACTTCTTAGGCtttcttctttcactgtctttctttttttcaactcgtatgtcttcagattaccaatcgactcatccatggtcagagtctgtagatctttagcttcagtgatggcatttaccttactttcccaagaccCAGGTAGAGCACTGagaattttccttacaagcttgtttctgggaatgacatctccaagtgagtgaagctcatttatgatggaggtgaatctggtgtgcatatcttgtatggactcatcatccttcatcttGAAGAGTTCATATTCAGTGGTGAGCATGTCGATCTTGGATTGTTtgacctgagtagttccttcatGTGTGGTTTGTAaggcttcccatatttctttggcagtgTCACAAGCTGATACTCTATTGTACTCATTAGGTCCTATGCCACacatcaagattttcttggcatgatagttcttttctacaacTTTTCTGTCAATATCGTTGTACTCTCTTCTCCCTTTAGGCACCAATGGTCTCGTTTCTTCAAGTTTCTTCATGGaaacatgtggaccatcacagaTGATGTCCCACAGCTTTGATTCTTCTGCCATCATAAAATCATGCATCCGGGTCTTCCACCAGCCatagtattgaccattgaatttgggaggtctataggttgattgtccttcttcaATGTTTGGTGGAGAAACCATTGAGGATCCTTCTTAGGTGTTAGCTTGATAGGAgaaacccgctctgataccaattgttagtttatatgattccaccaaactatagagtaccaggTCCTCTATGCGATTATGCGTAGAAtgcagtaaagactgaatgtaaagaaggcaagagattttctacgtggaaaaatcccacacaaggggatcaaaaaaccacgacctactcttgtaggcttttaactcaactaacttgcaatctcctattacaagccactttgcaaaaaccctattgcaaagacttcaaactaacttgtgatgcaaccaccacaacccactctataactctcctagttacaaaggatttaaacttatgactgtccctagtcacaacataaactcagaagtttacgaatttggtttgttcctaaaacaatgcttctaagaaagcaaactaggaattacaattacgaacaaataacaagattaaaactcaactacggatgtacATACACTCatttagaaactgatccttagtggagttgtcttcttgttcttgacacaccagtgacttcaatgccagATGAATACTTTtgtttcttgagagaatatcactgaatgcgcacagaatggtgtgtcttgcaccaagttgttttatcacaaaagatagcataatggatagtgatgtcaactcttggtgtacACTTCTttccaatgagaagtgactgtctTGCACCGGGttttttatcacaaaagatagcacaatggatagtgatgtcaactcttggtgtacgcttcttcccaataagaagtgactgctgcactatCTGCACATCCACTTCTAGGAAGTTGTGTTCCACTTGGATAGTGGACTTTGTCCTTCTGTCAGGACACACCAGCagaccaggtcctagttgtgttcctcttctgtgatagttgctagatggtcactttcttTTGCTACATTTCAGTTGTGTACTTGACTTGTACTTTtgttagagaaccctaagggagcaGGTCCCCATTGTGGTCCTCTTTATATTGATTGCGTACAGTCACTAACTTGTGCTtgtgtcggagaaccctaagggaccaggtcatcAGGTCACTATTGTATTCCTCTCTATGGTCGTTCATTCATTTTCTGATTTTCAGACTTCGACCAGTTCACATGAAATGTATTTCCTGTGggccaggttctctatctggttcttcacgacaagtttgttagatcatcataACATAAAAAGCATAAtgctaagacattgaaaacccatcaaatGTTATGATCAATCTACTTTAAAGGCCCGAGTATAGTGAGATGCATTGTATTGTATATGCTGTCGTTATATGCTACATGCGTATGTTGTTGGTTGCTAAGGGAAAGTCTTGAGTACCCGAAGCATTGCTTGAATCTTAAGTGTTGGGTCGCCCCAACCCTACCTTTTGTCTATAAAGGATCTTTGAGGTTTTAATTAATGCGCCATTCATTGTTCACGAGTGTCGGTACTAATGGCTCGTGAAGGTTCGCAAAAGGCAAAGGCAACGGCAAAGCCTTCTACGACTGCCCCATCCATAAAGAAGCG
Coding sequences:
- the LOC138872826 gene encoding uncharacterized protein codes for the protein MVSPPNIEEGQSTYRPPKFNGQYYGWWKTRMHDFMMAEESKLWDIICDGPHVSMKKLEETRPLVPKGRREYNDIDRKVVEKNYHAKKILMCGIGPNEYNRVSACDTAKEIWEALQTTHEGTTQVKQSKIDMLTTEYELFKMKDDESIQDMHTRFTSIINELHSLGDVIPRNKLVRKILSALPGSWESKVNAITEAKDLQTLTMDESIDNIVKQALAAWGDSSSESERESDVENSSMMAVETEAIKYDSLFVLMAPSDDDDDDDEDEDDEVNFRDVQRNLKSYSSKKLRSLSNVLINAYYSLVNDKEILTIELGEAE